The following coding sequences are from one Oncorhynchus nerka isolate Pitt River linkage group LG6, Oner_Uvic_2.0, whole genome shotgun sequence window:
- the LOC115130158 gene encoding translocon-associated protein subunit alpha-like isoform X3: MVQFLPKVLLLVLLAFPATIIMKGPLVAAQDATEDEEAADEDAVDDVDVNTEDEDDEAEVEDDENTELTEEKEEEEAVGGEVNASPNADTTILFVKGDGRDFPANDIVKFLMGFTNKGSDNFVVESLDASFRYPQDFQFYIQNFTALQLGIVVPAGRQATFEYSFIPAEPMGGRPFGLVINLNYKDSNGNTFQDAVFNQTVTITEREDGLDGETIFMYVFLSGLGLLVVVGLHQLLESRKRRRPAAKVEMGTSSHNDVDMSWIPQETLNQINKASPKRSPRKRTQKRTAGSDE; encoded by the exons GGCCATTGGTGGCAGCCCAGGATGCTactgaggatgaggaggcagCTGATGAAGATGCTGTGGATGATGTTGATGTGAACACagaggatgaggatgatgaggCCGAAGTTGAAGATGATGAAAACACAGAATTG ACGGAAgaaaaagaagaggaggaagccGTAGGAGGAGAAGTGAATGCCTCCCCCAATGCTGACACCACCATCCTCTTTGTCAAGGGAGACGGTAGGG ACTTCCCAGCCAACGACATTGTGAAGTTCCTGATGGGCTTCACCAACAAGGGAAGTGACAACTTTGTGGTGGAGTCCCTGGACGCATCCTTTCGCTACCCACAGGACTTCCAGTTCTACATCCAGAACTTCACAGCCCTGCAGCTGGGCATAGTGGTGCCAGCTGGGCGCCAGGCCACCTTCGAGTACTCCTTCATCCCAGCCGAGCCCATGGGCGGGCGCCCCTTCGGCCTGGTCATCAACCTCAACTACAAAGACAGCAAC ggtAACACATTCCAGGATGCTGTGTTCAACCAGACAGTGACCatcactgagagagaggatggactggATGGAGAGAC GATCTTCATGTATGTGTTCCTGTCTGGTCTGGGCCTGCTAGTGGTGGTAGGCCTTCATCAGCTGCTGGAGTCCAGAAAG AGGAGGAGACCAGCTGCTAAGGTGGAGATGGGCACGTCCAGCCACAACGACGTGGACATGAGCTGGATTCCCCAGGAGACCCTTAATCAGATCA ACAAGGCCTCCCCCAAACGGTCTCCCCGCAAGAGGACACAAAAGCGCACGGCTGGTTCGGACGAGTGA
- the LOC115130158 gene encoding translocon-associated protein subunit alpha-like isoform X1, which produces MVQFLPKVLLLVLLAFPATIIMKGPLVAAQDATEDEEAADEDAVDDVDVNTEDEDDEAEVEDDENTELTEEKEEEEAVGGEVNASPNADTTILFVKGDGRDFPANDIVKFLMGFTNKGSDNFVVESLDASFRYPQDFQFYIQNFTALQLGIVVPAGRQATFEYSFIPAEPMGGRPFGLVINLNYKDSNGNTFQDAVFNQTVTITEREDGLDGETIFMYVFLSGLGLLVVVGLHQLLESRKRRRPAAKVEMGTSSHNDVDMSWIPQETLNQIMQSRRDKASPKRSPRKRTQKRTAGSDE; this is translated from the exons GGCCATTGGTGGCAGCCCAGGATGCTactgaggatgaggaggcagCTGATGAAGATGCTGTGGATGATGTTGATGTGAACACagaggatgaggatgatgaggCCGAAGTTGAAGATGATGAAAACACAGAATTG ACGGAAgaaaaagaagaggaggaagccGTAGGAGGAGAAGTGAATGCCTCCCCCAATGCTGACACCACCATCCTCTTTGTCAAGGGAGACGGTAGGG ACTTCCCAGCCAACGACATTGTGAAGTTCCTGATGGGCTTCACCAACAAGGGAAGTGACAACTTTGTGGTGGAGTCCCTGGACGCATCCTTTCGCTACCCACAGGACTTCCAGTTCTACATCCAGAACTTCACAGCCCTGCAGCTGGGCATAGTGGTGCCAGCTGGGCGCCAGGCCACCTTCGAGTACTCCTTCATCCCAGCCGAGCCCATGGGCGGGCGCCCCTTCGGCCTGGTCATCAACCTCAACTACAAAGACAGCAAC ggtAACACATTCCAGGATGCTGTGTTCAACCAGACAGTGACCatcactgagagagaggatggactggATGGAGAGAC GATCTTCATGTATGTGTTCCTGTCTGGTCTGGGCCTGCTAGTGGTGGTAGGCCTTCATCAGCTGCTGGAGTCCAGAAAG AGGAGGAGACCAGCTGCTAAGGTGGAGATGGGCACGTCCAGCCACAACGACGTGGACATGAGCTGGATTCCCCAGGAGACCCTTAATCAGATCA TGCAGAGTCGGCGAG ACAAGGCCTCCCCCAAACGGTCTCCCCGCAAGAGGACACAAAAGCGCACGGCTGGTTCGGACGAGTGA
- the LOC115130158 gene encoding translocon-associated protein subunit alpha-like isoform X2: protein MVQFLPKVLLLVLLAFPATIIMKGPLVAAQDATEDEEAADEDAVDDVDVNTEDEDDEAEVEDDENTELTEEKEEEEAVGGEVNASPNADTTILFVKGDDFPANDIVKFLMGFTNKGSDNFVVESLDASFRYPQDFQFYIQNFTALQLGIVVPAGRQATFEYSFIPAEPMGGRPFGLVINLNYKDSNGNTFQDAVFNQTVTITEREDGLDGETIFMYVFLSGLGLLVVVGLHQLLESRKRRRPAAKVEMGTSSHNDVDMSWIPQETLNQIMQSRRDKASPKRSPRKRTQKRTAGSDE from the exons GGCCATTGGTGGCAGCCCAGGATGCTactgaggatgaggaggcagCTGATGAAGATGCTGTGGATGATGTTGATGTGAACACagaggatgaggatgatgaggCCGAAGTTGAAGATGATGAAAACACAGAATTG ACGGAAgaaaaagaagaggaggaagccGTAGGAGGAGAAGTGAATGCCTCCCCCAATGCTGACACCACCATCCTCTTTGTCAAGGGAGACG ACTTCCCAGCCAACGACATTGTGAAGTTCCTGATGGGCTTCACCAACAAGGGAAGTGACAACTTTGTGGTGGAGTCCCTGGACGCATCCTTTCGCTACCCACAGGACTTCCAGTTCTACATCCAGAACTTCACAGCCCTGCAGCTGGGCATAGTGGTGCCAGCTGGGCGCCAGGCCACCTTCGAGTACTCCTTCATCCCAGCCGAGCCCATGGGCGGGCGCCCCTTCGGCCTGGTCATCAACCTCAACTACAAAGACAGCAAC ggtAACACATTCCAGGATGCTGTGTTCAACCAGACAGTGACCatcactgagagagaggatggactggATGGAGAGAC GATCTTCATGTATGTGTTCCTGTCTGGTCTGGGCCTGCTAGTGGTGGTAGGCCTTCATCAGCTGCTGGAGTCCAGAAAG AGGAGGAGACCAGCTGCTAAGGTGGAGATGGGCACGTCCAGCCACAACGACGTGGACATGAGCTGGATTCCCCAGGAGACCCTTAATCAGATCA TGCAGAGTCGGCGAG ACAAGGCCTCCCCCAAACGGTCTCCCCGCAAGAGGACACAAAAGCGCACGGCTGGTTCGGACGAGTGA
- the LOC115130158 gene encoding translocon-associated protein subunit alpha-like isoform X4 — translation MVQFLPKVLLLVLLAFPATIIMKGPLVAAQDATEDEEAADEDAVDDVDVNTEDEDDEAEVEDDENTELTEEKEEEEAVGGEVNASPNADTTILFVKGDDFPANDIVKFLMGFTNKGSDNFVVESLDASFRYPQDFQFYIQNFTALQLGIVVPAGRQATFEYSFIPAEPMGGRPFGLVINLNYKDSNGNTFQDAVFNQTVTITEREDGLDGETIFMYVFLSGLGLLVVVGLHQLLESRKRRRPAAKVEMGTSSHNDVDMSWIPQETLNQINKASPKRSPRKRTQKRTAGSDE, via the exons GGCCATTGGTGGCAGCCCAGGATGCTactgaggatgaggaggcagCTGATGAAGATGCTGTGGATGATGTTGATGTGAACACagaggatgaggatgatgaggCCGAAGTTGAAGATGATGAAAACACAGAATTG ACGGAAgaaaaagaagaggaggaagccGTAGGAGGAGAAGTGAATGCCTCCCCCAATGCTGACACCACCATCCTCTTTGTCAAGGGAGACG ACTTCCCAGCCAACGACATTGTGAAGTTCCTGATGGGCTTCACCAACAAGGGAAGTGACAACTTTGTGGTGGAGTCCCTGGACGCATCCTTTCGCTACCCACAGGACTTCCAGTTCTACATCCAGAACTTCACAGCCCTGCAGCTGGGCATAGTGGTGCCAGCTGGGCGCCAGGCCACCTTCGAGTACTCCTTCATCCCAGCCGAGCCCATGGGCGGGCGCCCCTTCGGCCTGGTCATCAACCTCAACTACAAAGACAGCAAC ggtAACACATTCCAGGATGCTGTGTTCAACCAGACAGTGACCatcactgagagagaggatggactggATGGAGAGAC GATCTTCATGTATGTGTTCCTGTCTGGTCTGGGCCTGCTAGTGGTGGTAGGCCTTCATCAGCTGCTGGAGTCCAGAAAG AGGAGGAGACCAGCTGCTAAGGTGGAGATGGGCACGTCCAGCCACAACGACGTGGACATGAGCTGGATTCCCCAGGAGACCCTTAATCAGATCA ACAAGGCCTCCCCCAAACGGTCTCCCCGCAAGAGGACACAAAAGCGCACGGCTGGTTCGGACGAGTGA